Within Fusarium fujikuroi IMI 58289 draft genome, chromosome FFUJ_chr08, the genomic segment GCAGGCGGTTGAGGCTTGGGAGGATGCTAAGCAGCGTGGAAAGGGCTACAAGGTCGTGATCGAGTTTTAAGGTGTATCTGGAAGTgtaatgaagaagagacgCCCATGAGTAGAAATTATATAGACTGTTTAGTGTTCAACTTGTACCTCCTTCAATCCAGCTAGAATCCAGCTCCACACCCATGTTGATCCATCCGCAAATATCCTCAAAAGACCCCAGAGACGCAAAGACATTATCATCTTGGTCCATCGTCGGCAAAGACTCCATGCTCCCTTCTCCTTCGCTTTGCGTCAAACTCGGAACCTGGGTTGATCCCGGAGTACTCCCCACCTCCGCACTACCCCCTCCGAGTCCCAGGACATGACGAGCAATAGTCTGTATCTCTTTGACGTTTCTCGCAGTTCTCGGCCAAACCTCGCCTACGGCTTTGAGACATCCAATGGTCAAGCGAATCTGATCTCGCGCTACTGCCAAAGCTTGATCTTTGAGCATGTATGTACAAGCTGAGAGAAGGGCGAGAGTTCCTTCGCTGACCATGCATGTTGTGAAAGGCGTGTGGTGAAACGGGCGGACAGGCAAAGCTAAGAGTTGAATCTGTGCATTGACTGACTTGAGAATCCTCGTTGTGTGTACGTTGACGAGATTTGGTTTAGGTGTATCTGCCGGTGGTTCTCGAGCGCAACTGGATACTTTTTCAACGGGGTTAAATCTCAGATCCGATAATGGCCTGTGTATACCAATGGTCGCGCTAAACAGTTAGCTTAGCTTTCAACATGGTGGGGGAAAGGACATACACATGAATGAGTAAGTGAGCCTGGAACATCAACTCATCAATGGTTCCATCTGCCTTTAGAACTGGCTTCTTATCTTTGGGAAGTAGTAGCAGCCAGGCGTCGAATGCCGAATCAGCCGATTGTATGATGGCTTCTGAATCTTCTTTCGTCGCGCATTTCGGTGACATGTAAATGACTTGTGCTGCACAGCGGACGGCACCGATAAGATAGGCAAAGGATGAGAATACCACGTCTTCGCTATCGAACTCGCGGGAGTCGAAGTCCTGTAAAGTTTTTGGTGCGGGAATTGTCTATTGATCGCGTGAGTCTCTTCCTTGAAGATATTGCAGAGTACTTACACCTGATTCATAGTTTGACTCTTCGCAAGGAAGCTCCGCAGTTGGCTCAACATGTAATGTTTTGAAGTTCATTGTCCCCAGTGTTCCAGCGTAGGAAGCATCCGTGATGAATAGCATCCACCACGTTCGTCTCCAGCATTCGACCATCATCGAGTCTCCGAAGCCCCATGTAGTAGCGAACTCCTTCTTATGCATTTCTAACTTGACCGCGACATCGATTGCAGCATCCATCTGCTCTTTtgcctcagccttgaaggTGTACCAGAATAAAGCGATCGAGTAAAGCAGACGAGCTTGAACTTGAACAGCATCTGATGGTTTGGACTGTGACAGTTGAGCCTCGGCGGCGCTGCTAAGTGATTCTGACCATTGGTGGGTGTCGTAGATATGGCCGATCAGTCGCATGGAAGCTATGAGGGGACTGAAGTTGAAAGCCGATGCTTGAGACAGTTGGACTAAGTGCTTGTACGGGGGAGCGAAAGGATGCAAGTGGTGAAAGTTAGCATAGTACGACTTGACCAAAGAATCGTCGGTGAGACCGCCATGGCTGAAGTTTGGTGTTTCGCGGTTCTCTAGTACTGGTGTTGGAACGGGTAAGCTCACATGAAACACCTCCAAGCAATCCGCCCCAGTCACAGATTCATCACCCAAGGTGATCCCCTCATCAGATACTGCCACAGATATCTCCGACGCAATATGATCTAGTTGCGCATCAGAATTCTTAGCCAGGCGTCTCCGCCTCTCAGTCAAAGCCGCTCGATCAAGGCCACCGCGTCTTGAAGCTGTATACTGGCACGCCTTGTCATACGCCGTGCAGCGACTGCATCGCGGCTGTTTAGCATCGCATTTCACATGCTTTGTCCGACACTCGAGACATGCTAGCGAAGATCGTGTGTTTACACGTGCTGAGACTAGTCGCTCCATGGTGAATGGGTGATTTACGTGGAAGAGAATTCCGGCTGATGCTTGTCAAATGGGAGTGGTACCAAAGTGGGGTCGCGGGTATCCGGGCTTCCGGAAATAGAGTGGGAATGCGAGACGTCAGTCAACTTGAGGAAATACTTTGTTTACGGTCAATACTGTGTATTTATTCCGAACGAGGTGCGATGTGACTAAAACATAAGACTATTCATATCCCTACATGTACAACAGAGGTTATTCGATGGTAAAGAGTTTACGATACTACCAAAAGCTCATTCTTGTAGTCGTTTCTGGATTCCCCAATTGATTTTAACAGAGCGCAACGAACCCTTCCTTATCAGTATGGCACATTGGCCATAAAACAACAGAATGTATTAAATGTTATCAGTATTGTCACGGCTATAACGGAGTGGGTTCCGACCTCGCTCCCAAAGAGTGGCTCCTCGAGGTGCACGGTCTTGTTGGTTGCTTTCGGTGATCTCCATTCTTGGATATTGCGCGACCAACACACCGGTTGTGGATCTTTTATAAGGAGGGCCAACCACCAATCTCTGAAGCTCAGATTCTTCCTCGACTCAACCaaaatggcttcttcaacgccaGAAATCCCGTGCATTCTGCCACGTCTTCCCCAAGAATTAATCAATGCCATTTCTCAGTATCTTGATGGCAGCGATCTCAAGGCACTGCGTGAAACATGCTTAGCAATGGCACAAGCGATACCACTCCATTTCGATCGTGTCTTCATTTCCGCAAATTCCCTCAACATCCAAGTCTTCAACGCAATTGCCGACCACGAGACTTTTCGCCATCAAGTCACTGAGATCATCTGGGACGATGCTCGTTTATTTACTGGACCGGAGATGTGGCAATACAACAATGAATGGAAGTATTACGATTGGGAACCAGATCAGATTGTAACTGAGAATGGGTGTCCGATGTGGTTTCAGAAAGGATCAAGTACATCTGATAAAGAATGGTGGGACAACTACAACGTTCCTGTGGCTGACAATCATATGGGACTGTCAGAGTGCTGGGAATATTACAAGCCGTTGTTGGAAGACCAAAAGTACGTTCTGGCAACTAATGCTGATATTGAAGCTTTCAAACATGGTCTCCGGCGTTTCACATCCTTGAAACGAGTCAGCATCACGCCTGCGACTCACGGGAGGCATTACCACCCACTATACAGGACTCCTATGATCAGGGCGTTTCCTCCAGGCTTCGACTACCCAATCCCAAAGGCATGGCCTACTGCCCCAATGGATGATGCAGGGGAATGGCAGGACGACTTTTCATGGATATCTGAGGAAGGAGATGCCCAGTATCAGTGGTTTTACGGCACCCACTGTACCGATGAGAAGTACAAAGAGAAGTGGCGGGGCTACCAACTTGTCAGCCGAGCCTTGGTTGAATGTGAGAACCAAGTCACAGAGCTCAAGATTGGAGGGCATGAGATCATGTCTGGATTGAATTGTCGTATCTTTGATCAATCCTGCGCTGAATACGACAATTTCTGCACTCTTCTGAGCCGTCCAGGCTTCCGATACGTCGACCTCCATCTGTTCACTGGTGTGATCGAGCGTGAAGACTGGGTAACATACAAGACAGGACTTTTGGGAGACGCTTTGGCTcaagctaaagatatagagCATTTATCTGTGCGTGCTACTACCGACATTAAAGATGCATTCCCTCAGCAACTCGATCCAGGAGACCTCGAAAAGCCTCTATTTCCCCTACGGGCTGTATTTCCGATCGATCACTGGCCGCGACTTCAGCACTTCGGTATCTCAAACTTTCTGGTAGAGCTAGACGACTTAATCGATGTTCTATCCTGTTTGCCACCCACATTGCGCTGCGTCGAGCTAATCAGCTTGGCCTTTCGAAATCCGGAACACGGCTATGACGATCTCGTTCGCCAGATGCGTGATAATCTGGATTGGCGCTTACGCCCCGCGGAAGAGAGGCCGAAGGTACATATGATCTGTTGTGGGGAAGTCGGCTgcgttgaagatgaattCATTGAGGTAGATGATGCGGTGTGTTCTTATTTGTATGGAGATGGTGAGAACCTGTTCGAACCTGAGTCGAGCCACGTCGCCAGGGGCCGAGGAGCTTTTCGGAGAGATCCATTGGATCCGGACTTCCGAACTCCTTTCTAGAGTCTAAAGTACATATTATTGGCAATTTCCTCTGCTCTAGCAAGATCTTGAGACTGGAAGAAAAGCTCAGGAGCCACAAGTTTGATGgtaatattttaaaggtaCTAGGTagaacttcttcagcatAGTAAGATTGCGAACGATGGCTCACATGAGTTGTCTCATAGTTCAAACCATGTGATATCATCCTCATTTACAAACCTGGATCCTGGCTGAAAGCTTCCAAATCGCAATTCCGTTTCAGTTGGGCGTTTATAGGAATCTCATCTAAAAAGATGACTAGTCCAAGGATTGCTCGATATCTACTGCGGCCACAAATGGAAATGCCCGAAAAACTCCAGTCTTAAAAGTCTTGTCAACCAACAACTGCAAGCAAGTCATTGCGCGGGCCGACTTTGGGTGGATATAAGCAGGCCAACAGCATTACATTGACGAGACGTATTTTGCCTTTCCTTTGTCAATACAAGGCTTACTTTATCTGACCTCATTGTTATTGCTTTATTCTACTATGACCATTGAAAGCCATCACTCAGCCGTTGACGCACGATGGTGTCACTAATAACGTACGTACGTCTTGAGGCTCTCTTGCGTCAGGCCATCGGAGTGTCACTAGGAGATGGGAAGTGGAGTATGGCGCTGAAGCCAAGACCTTGGCTAATTCAACAGTGGCCGATATTCCCGGACAAGCCGGCTGTCCCACTGTTTAAAGACCCTTTCCTTCCATGATTTACCTCCATCTTTTTTGATCCATCCTTAATTGATCTCTAAATCGATCGCTTATACCCATCTTCACCATGTCTTCAGCCATCACCACTTCTTTGCTTATGCTAGAATACACCGGCACTCCAAATCTCGTCGCCGAGGTCATCGGCGCAAACCATACAGCCACGGCATTCGTACTGGACTGCGACAAGCCCAAACATAAAAAGATCTGGGAAGACGGTGAATGTTATATTACCAAGAACACCGTCGTTCTCGGTCCGTGGGCCGATAAGACACCTGCGCCCGGAGTTGTAACCACTGGTATCCGGAGAGAAGGTACCGtcgacgaagatgagaaagaaggctaCTCGTTCTCGATCGAATGCCAGATGGATTGTACGATGTCCATACTCTGCAATACGACTAACCATGCCCCGTTTACATTCTTCGACGGTCGGGGGGTCACAGCGACGTATACTAAACACGGCGACGTTGACGGGTTCTTCTATGGTGAGTATGGATACTTTGGCTGGGCTCCTGTCACTGTCACAGCTGGTCGGTCGTATCTTCTCTCTGCCAAGACTGCTGCTTTCACCGAGGCGGCCACAGCTACAAGTGTCTCTGAAACCGGCAAGGCTGGGGAAGCAACGACATCGCACTTCGAGTAAGAGTGCAGGCACTAGACTTGGTTTAACCCTCTGGGCTGCAGTGGTATTTGCTGCAACTCTGGTATTGTTATGAGAGTTGACGTTGCCAGAGTTGTAGGATCTTTGCTCGCCATTAGCCGGCATGGGGGACTTTAAGAAAGCAAAAGAATCGAATATTATCAGGAGCAAACATCAAAATTAGAGTAAACCATGGTAATCATTGTACGAACAAGCTGAGAAGCTGCCCAGAGGTGGGGTCATGTCACAcgagtcttcttcatcagcgCCTGAATTCTTGGTTCTCGACGGCGTAGCATGTACTATTATTGCTCGGAATACGTCGCTAACATGTGTATTGGCATGCGCATTTATAAGCAAGCCTGATCTCGGAGTTACTGCATCTTCATTACTCTCGCAAATACTCTCTGACATACGGGGCACAGCTGACAGATCAGAGATATGTCGAAAAGTCGGAAAACAGAATACAACCACGGCCATGCGATTCGTGGAAGGCTGAGGTCCTGTGATTTGGAATCAAGGAGGAGCCAATTCGGAATAACTGCGCTGCTAGCTGCTAAAAGATGCCCCTCAATCACGGGTTTCCCAATCCAGATGCACGTTGTCCATGTGATACACCACCTCTAGCTGCAATGCAACCGTGAATCAGAAGATCGCTTTCTAGGCTCTCTATCACTACACGGCTACTCACGAAACTGAAGCCGGGTAAATCATCCCCGACTAAGTCACTGTGGGCCGGAAGCACAGGACAAGTCCGAAGTCCGAACCCCAAATGAATCGATCAGATCGACTATCAGTCTCGGTATTCCTCCAATGCCCGAGATGTTTTATAAATTCGAAGTTCCGGTTCACTGTTTGCAGTTAAGCATCACTTACTGAATCGCATCCATTCGCCATGTCTGCGGTAGTTGACACTGATATTCTGATTGTAGGCGCGGGCCCTGCCGGTGCTGCACTTGCTTCCTTTATGGGGCAGAATGGTAAGTCTTGGATCTTTTCACAAAGGTCTGTTCAGCAAGCTAATTAGTAATGCAAAGGACTGAGTGGTCTTGTAATTTCCAAGAGTCCACATACGGCCTATACGCCTCGAGCTCATGGGTTTAATCCCTTTGCATTAGGTAGGACCACGTATAAAGACACACATAAGCAGTCATTGACATCAATAAAGAGTGCCTACGAGATATTAATCTGGAAGATGAGGTTCTTCGGCTCGCAATCCGAGAACCCTTCATCCTGTCATCACGCTTCGCAAAGAGCCTGATTGGCGAGGAATACGGAAGACTCTCGGCATGGGAGGAAAATCCTACATCTTTAGTAAGTGAACCATGCCATACTCTGTTCTCGACTAAGAAGGCACTTGCTAGGGAAGACGAAAGGAAACCACGCCCTGTGAGTATGTTGATTTTACTCAGCGACACTTggagcctcttcttctccgtTATGCATCACACAACGGCTTCAATGTTCGATTTTCAACTGAGATCCTCAAAGTTGAATCGATTTCGAGCCACACAACAGAGCCTGCTTATACGTGCAAGGTCTACGATCATATCCTGAAGCAAGAATTCAAGATTCGCACAAAATATCTTTTCGGAGCAGATGGGGCGCGCAGCGAGATAGCACGTCAATTCGACTTCCAGTTCCTTACTCAGAACCCAGGCCCAAAAGCGTGCAACGTCTTGTTCCGCGCAGATCTTGCAAACCACTTGGCAGAATCGCGTCTCTGCGGATTGCACTGGATCATACAACCAGACCGCACCCTGTTCCCCGGTGTCGTTGCCCATTTGCGAGCTGTTCGACCTTGGAACGAGTGGGTGCTGGTAGCCTTTGGTGGCCAGGGTAACAACCCTTTTGAGGGCCTGACCACTCAGAGTCAAGAGCTTGTAGACTTGATCCGACAGCTTGTTGGAGATAATTcccttgatgttgagatcttGACGCTTGATGCTTGGACTGTGCGGGAGTCAGTCGCGGCATCGTACTCGAAAGACGATCGGACCCTGTTTCTACTAGGTGATGCGGCACACAGACATCCTCCGACTTTCGGCCTCGGTAGCAACACGTGCATCCAAGACGCGTATAACCTCGCGTGGAAGGTGGCATACGTGTCAAATGGTTGGGCTGGTCCAGGTCTGTTGTCCTCGTACAGCCAAGAGAGACAGCCAGTGGGCGCCGACCTTGTCCGAGAGAGTAACAACCAGATACGGAAAAATGCAGAGCTCTTCCGTGTGTTTGGAATGATGGCCCCATCTGCCGAGGGCATGGATCTGGTGGGTCAACTATCGCACGCGACGCCGGAGGGCTCGACGCGACGGGCCGATCTTTATAAAGCCTTCGAAGATAAGAAACAAGAGTTTGAGAGCCTTGGCTTGGCCCAAAATCACTTCTATGCATCCAAGGCCGTGTACCTGGATGATGAACTTAACCCAAGACCAGTGCTGCAAGGTGACCCAGTCGTGCAGGTTCAAATCAGCACCTATCCCGGTAGCAGACTGCCTCACGCGTGGATTGACAAACCAAACCGCCTAGACACTATCTCGACTCTAGACTTGGCTGGGAAAGGGTCTTTTTGTTTATTGGTGGGCGTGGATGGTAGCGGTTGGAGAAGCGCAGCTGACGCCATCAAGACAGCTACGGACATCCCTGTCAAGGTCTTTGGCATCGGTCCAGGTCAGGAATACATCGACGTTTATAGGCGTTGGTATGAGAAGAGAGGTGTTAGTGACAGTGGTTGTGTTCTTGTCCGGCCAGATCGTTTTGTTGCATGGAGATCTGTCGATAAACCTGAGGACTGTGAGCAGAAATTGGGGGACGTTCTGAGGAGTATTTTATGTAGAGACGAGTCGTAGCTTAGCTTACCAATGA encodes:
- a CDS encoding related to phenol 2-monooxygenase, with translation MSAVVDTDILIVGAGPAGAALASFMGQNGLSGLVISKSPHTAYTPRAHGFNPFALECLRDINLEDEVLRLAIREPFILSSRFAKSLIGEEYGRLSAWEENPTSLGRRKETTPCEYVDFTQRHLEPLLLRYASHNGFNVRFSTEILKVESISSHTTEPAYTCKVYDHILKQEFKIRTKYLFGADGARSEIARQFDFQFLTQNPGPKACNVLFRADLANHLAESRLCGLHWIIQPDRTLFPGVVAHLRAVRPWNEWVLVAFGGQGNNPFEGLTTQSQELVDLIRQLVGDNSLDVEILTLDAWTVRESVAASYSKDDRTLFLLGDAAHRHPPTFGLGSNTCIQDAYNLAWKVAYVSNGWAGPGLLSSYSQERQPVGADLVRESNNQIRKNAELFRVFGMMAPSAEGMDLVGQLSHATPEGSTRRADLYKAFEDKKQEFESLGLAQNHFYASKAVYLDDELNPRPVLQGDPVVQVQISTYPGSRLPHAWIDKPNRLDTISTLDLAGKGSFCLLVGVDGSGWRSAADAIKTATDIPVKVFGIGPGQEYIDVYRRWYEKRGVSDSGCVLVRPDRFVAWRSVDKPEDCEQKLGDVLRSILCRDES
- a CDS encoding related to C6 transcription factor, whose amino-acid sequence is MERLVSARVNTRSSLACLECRTKHVKCDAKQPRCSRCTAYDKACQYTASRRGGLDRAALTERRRRLAKNSDAQLDHIASEISVAVSDEGITLGDESVTGADCLEVFHVSLPVPTPVLENRETPNFSHGGLTDDSLVKSYYANFHHLHPFAPPYKHLVQLSQASAFNFSPLIASMRLIGHIYDTHQWSESLSSAAEAQLSQSKPSDAVQVQARLLYSIALFWYTFKAEAKEQMDAAIDVAVKLEMHKKEFATTWGFGDSMMVECWRRTWWMLFITDASYAGTLGTMNFKTLHVEPTAELPCEESNYESGTIPAPKTLQDFDSREFDSEDVVFSSFAYLIGAVRCAAQVIYMSPKCATKEDSEAIIQSADSAFDAWLLLLPKDKKPVLKADGTIDELMFQAHLLIHVATIGIHRPLSDLRFNPVEKVSSCAREPPADTPKPNLVNVHTTRILKSVNAQIQLLALPVRPFHHTPFTTCMVSEGTLALLSACTYMLKDQALAVARDQIRLTIGCLKAVGEVWPRTARNVKEIQTIARHVLGLGGGSAEVGSTPGSTQVPSLTQSEGEGSMESLPTMDQDDNVFASLGSFEDICGWINMGVELDSSWIEGGTS